The following are encoded in a window of Numida meleagris isolate 19003 breed g44 Domestic line chromosome 9, NumMel1.0, whole genome shotgun sequence genomic DNA:
- the LOC110403891 gene encoding uncharacterized protein LOC110403891, translated as MGARKAFTNSSVRLISYCTLFAGGHYPEEEPRCCSEFEQWDHPLPNRPEAANNLLQNNVCTRDLEASFVLLWLPREPPGSQPGDPARGWQKRSGPRQSLPRGRAHTSGGSLPGGSCRASISRCFAACEERPSLCLCALRSAAVRGSTACSDARAARSAAAGAVLLSPFFGAALRSGCPAGCGRARLQEREGAALRPAGDEVLTPGSKELAAPPARPQRGLGRIHSVCVWLPATFNRLCVRALAGIYTRSNDTHRDYSKPCPSHSR; from the exons ATGGGAGCGCGGAAG GCTTTCACGAACAGCTCCGTGAGGTTAATTAGCTACTGCACTTTATTTGCCGGTGGCCATTACCCAGAAGAAGAGCCGAGATGTTGTTCTGAGTTTGAACAATGGGATCATCCTTTGCCAAACCGCCCCGAGGCTGCAAACAACCTTTTGCAGAATAACGTTTGTACCCGGGACCTGGAAGCGTCGTTCGTGCTCCTCTGGTTGCCGCGGGAGCCCCCTGGCAGCCAGCCCGGAGATCCGGCGCGGGGATGGCAGAAGCGGAGCGGTCCCCGCCAGAGCCTGCCCCGGGGGAGGGCTCACACGAGCGGCGGTTCCCTCCCGGGGGGGTCCTGCCGTGCCTCCATCAGCCGCTGCTTCGCTGCGTGCGAGGAGCGACCCTCGCTGTGTCTGTGCGCGCTGCGCTCCGCTGCGGTGCGGGGAAGCACGGCGTGCTCTGATGCTCGGGCAGCCAGGAGCGCTGCTGCGGGCGCCGTGCTCCTGTCCCCGTTCTTTGGAGCCGCGCTGCGCTCGGGCTGCCCAGCGGGATGCGGCCGTGCCCGGCTGCAGGAGCGGGAGGGGGCTGCGCTCCGCCCTGCGGGGGACGAGGTGCTTACACCGGGGAGTAAAGAGCTCGCGGCTCCCCCCGCGCGGCCCCAGCGGGGCTTGGGCCGAATCCATTCAGTTTGCGTGTGGCTCCCCGCTACCTTCAATAGGCTTTGCGTGCGGGCTCTCGCTGGGATTTACACGCGCTCTAATGACACGCACAGGGATTATTCAAAGCCTTGCCCTAGTCACTCCCGCTAA
- the MORF4L1 gene encoding mortality factor 4-like protein 1 isoform X3 produces MRGAAPGKKTSGLQQKNVEVKTKKNKQKTPGIGEGSSSSETPQPPRKKRARVDPTVESEETFMNRVEVKVKIPEELKPWLVDDWDLITRQKQLFYLPAKKNVDSILEDYANYKKSRGNTDNKEYAVNEVVAGIKEYFNVMLGTQLLYKFERPQYAEILADHPDAPMSQVYGAPHLLRLFVRIGAMLAYTPLDEKSLALLLNYLHDFLKYLAKNSSALFSASDYEVAPPEYHRKAV; encoded by the exons ATGAGAGGTGCTGCTCCAGGCAAGAAGACATCTGgtctgcagcagaaaaatgttGAAGT gaaaacaaaaaagaacaaacagaaaa CTCCTGGAATTGGAGAAGGGAGCAGTAGCAGTGAGACTCCCCAGCCTCCGAGGAAGAAGAGGGCGCGAGTAGATCCAACAGTGGAGAGT GAAGAAACGTTTATGAACAGAGTTGAAGTAAAGGTGAAAATCCCGGAAGAGTTGAAACCGTGGTTGGTAGATGACTGGGACTTGATCACCAGGCAAAAACAG CTCTTCTATCTTCCTGCCAAGAAGAACGTTGACTCTATTTTAGAGGATTATGCAAACTATAAGAAATCTAGAGGAAATACTGATAACAA GGAGTATGCAGTCAATGAAGTTGTGGCTGGAATTAAAGAGTACTTCAATGTCATGCTGGGAACGCAGCTGCTGTACAAGTTTGAGAGACCCCAGTATGCTGAAATCTTGGCAGATCATCCAGATGCTCCGATGTCTCAAGTGTATGGTGCCCCACATCTGTTGAGGCTATTTG TTCGGATTGGAGCCATGCTTGCCTACACACCTCTTGATGAGAAGAGTCTGGCTTTGCTGTTAAACTATTTGCATGACTTCTTAAA GTACTTAGCAAAGAATTCCTCTGCACTGTTCAGTGCCAGCGACTACGAAGTAGCCCCTCCTGAGTATCACCGGAAAGCAGTATAG
- the MORF4L1 gene encoding mortality factor 4-like protein 1 isoform X1 has protein sequence MRGAAPGKKTSGLQQKNVEVFFRRDGAHTVCCLETPTISTRKTKKNKQKTPGIGEGSSSSETPQPPRKKRARVDPTVESEETFMNRVEVKVKIPEELKPWLVDDWDLITRQKQLFYLPAKKNVDSILEDYANYKKSRGNTDNKEYAVNEVVAGIKEYFNVMLGTQLLYKFERPQYAEILADHPDAPMSQVYGAPHLLRLFVRIGAMLAYTPLDEKSLALLLNYLHDFLKYLAKNSSALFSASDYEVAPPEYHRKAV, from the exons ATGAGAGGTGCTGCTCCAGGCAAGAAGACATCTGgtctgcagcagaaaaatgttGAAGT ATTTTTCAGACGAGATGGAGCGCATACTGTTTGCTGTTTGGAGACCCCTACCATATCGACGCG gaaaacaaaaaagaacaaacagaaaa CTCCTGGAATTGGAGAAGGGAGCAGTAGCAGTGAGACTCCCCAGCCTCCGAGGAAGAAGAGGGCGCGAGTAGATCCAACAGTGGAGAGT GAAGAAACGTTTATGAACAGAGTTGAAGTAAAGGTGAAAATCCCGGAAGAGTTGAAACCGTGGTTGGTAGATGACTGGGACTTGATCACCAGGCAAAAACAG CTCTTCTATCTTCCTGCCAAGAAGAACGTTGACTCTATTTTAGAGGATTATGCAAACTATAAGAAATCTAGAGGAAATACTGATAACAA GGAGTATGCAGTCAATGAAGTTGTGGCTGGAATTAAAGAGTACTTCAATGTCATGCTGGGAACGCAGCTGCTGTACAAGTTTGAGAGACCCCAGTATGCTGAAATCTTGGCAGATCATCCAGATGCTCCGATGTCTCAAGTGTATGGTGCCCCACATCTGTTGAGGCTATTTG TTCGGATTGGAGCCATGCTTGCCTACACACCTCTTGATGAGAAGAGTCTGGCTTTGCTGTTAAACTATTTGCATGACTTCTTAAA GTACTTAGCAAAGAATTCCTCTGCACTGTTCAGTGCCAGCGACTACGAAGTAGCCCCTCCTGAGTATCACCGGAAAGCAGTATAG